Proteins encoded within one genomic window of Streptomyces sp. NBC_01314:
- a CDS encoding flavodoxin family protein, producing MATLLIVHHTPSPNCQAMFEAVVSGATAPEIENVRIVRRPALSATVSDVLAADGYVLGTPANLGYMSGALKHFFDQVYYPCLDAARGRPFGYYVHGGSDVTGAVRGIESITTGLGWRRQAQAVVVTGEPSRADVEACWELGATVAAQLMR from the coding sequence GTGGCCACTCTGCTGATCGTTCATCACACACCGTCGCCCAACTGCCAGGCGATGTTCGAAGCCGTCGTCTCGGGCGCGACGGCGCCGGAGATCGAGAACGTCCGGATCGTGCGGCGGCCGGCGCTGTCCGCCACGGTGTCCGACGTGCTCGCCGCCGACGGGTACGTGCTCGGTACCCCCGCGAATCTCGGCTACATGTCCGGCGCTCTCAAGCACTTCTTCGACCAGGTCTACTACCCGTGTCTGGATGCCGCGCGCGGTCGGCCCTTCGGTTACTACGTGCACGGCGGCAGTGACGTCACCGGGGCGGTGCGGGGAATCGAGTCGATCACCACAGGTCTCGGCTGGCGACGTCAGGCCCAGGCCGTCGTCGTGACAGGAGAACCGAGCAGGGCCGACGTCGAAGCGTGCTGGGAACTGGGAGCGACGGTCGCGGCCCAGCTGATGCGCTGA
- a CDS encoding NACHT domain-containing NTPase codes for MSLSGEHLALDSASVVTALGGLLAAMIAAAVALWQSQRVRSLERQRIQLEAAAQMRLKEQEWEHERQQTERERRRAAREEEQERERAAQRVAARRSTLEAEAAAYCARLVQELSTMRILDMSRPLRLEQLYVQVGVQEQQPLRFLSADEVERQARRTDSERRTWRTEAERAEARAAADTQAAVHTYAPVDALQRYRRIVVVGDPGAGKTTMLRHLALRMATQSEHESLPVLPAYVELFRFVESGHASLLDHLAEYWADQYGFEDARDYIVEKLTDGSAALLLDGLDEVLGGESAREAESAYHRVTTELTRLATRFPRAPIATTCRRQGWRGGLPQFQVLEALDFEWPQIETFVANWFGPGDRRRGGLTRALSANGRLQTLAANPLLLSLIAIVYERDLELPERRAALYQRCVEVLLREWDAHRKISRYSRFTTDRKQDLLKEIARHYHQRGLRYFPEDDLLDQIARFLPTIDIAPEESRAILDEIAAQYGLLKPQAHGWYGFLHLTLQEHFTAAALLERGADGIRQAVTARYDPWWEEVILLLAGALPDTSPLLSGLLQLEPDRPRTDGSGLLVLPDDDLFHTDLLLAARCLTGSPRVADVALRREIVATVWDLLGSSLHLDEKRRAAEALVGVARSDEQLDEVIAYICDDQRDGEARLALIQALGAHGGRRVGERLLGAFSLGGVDSVYYLREALITALGTLRVEAAVPALRAELERRLEHVGDGSRRGTWSAAKGIALVVRALGQAGAPADVFLEALERRVRLQWFEVVAAAVRDALKNNREPGTAERLLGLLQQALDDEDVAGAYLDAAGEAGVRTLLDRFRSMGSGTALLTAVRDHIAEGHGRVPRDELLVLVRDNTVTIQARCLALECLDESPGDPEELDRFVRHPDASLRVAASATLAAWGVPVVLDVIRTAIVNGEVVLLDRWNVQEEMDESVSTPHRLVSVLVPYGVSGIVEHLRARAGLQGPDGVKARDWLYAFSPEDEVDGCLYRLRGGEHLEPYEIPNAIPSSRAQAVFRYFQSTPSAGFGTLRRDYEKLLTVAAAAAEGAESVAWLVRFLPGGDLGSTHFPQAHHHAYEASRRARVRVLRDGTVHPIAVTGGSSPA; via the coding sequence GTGTCGCTGTCGGGTGAACACCTCGCGCTGGACAGCGCGTCCGTCGTCACGGCACTCGGTGGACTTCTCGCCGCGATGATCGCGGCCGCGGTGGCTCTGTGGCAGTCGCAGCGCGTCCGGAGCCTGGAGCGGCAGCGGATCCAGCTCGAAGCCGCCGCACAGATGCGGCTGAAGGAGCAGGAGTGGGAGCACGAGCGGCAGCAGACGGAGCGTGAGCGTCGGCGTGCCGCCCGGGAGGAGGAGCAGGAGCGGGAGCGGGCCGCCCAGCGGGTGGCCGCCCGGCGCTCCACCCTGGAGGCGGAGGCGGCGGCGTACTGTGCGCGGCTGGTGCAGGAGTTGTCGACCATGCGGATCCTGGACATGTCGCGGCCGCTGCGGTTGGAGCAGCTGTATGTGCAGGTGGGGGTGCAGGAGCAGCAGCCGTTGCGGTTCCTGTCCGCCGACGAGGTGGAACGGCAGGCCCGCCGTACGGACTCCGAGCGCCGGACCTGGCGTACGGAGGCGGAGCGCGCCGAGGCCAGGGCCGCGGCGGACACCCAGGCCGCCGTTCATACATACGCGCCCGTCGACGCCCTCCAGCGCTACCGGCGCATCGTGGTCGTCGGCGACCCGGGCGCCGGAAAGACGACGATGCTGCGGCACTTGGCTCTCCGCATGGCGACCCAGTCGGAGCACGAGTCGCTGCCCGTCCTCCCGGCGTACGTCGAGCTGTTCCGGTTCGTCGAAAGTGGTCACGCGTCGTTGCTCGACCACCTCGCCGAATACTGGGCGGACCAGTACGGCTTCGAGGACGCCCGCGACTACATCGTGGAGAAACTCACCGACGGTAGTGCGGCGTTGCTGCTGGACGGCCTGGACGAGGTGCTGGGCGGGGAGAGTGCCCGGGAGGCTGAGAGCGCCTACCACCGCGTCACCACCGAACTGACGCGGCTGGCGACACGGTTCCCCAGGGCGCCGATCGCCACGACCTGCCGTCGGCAGGGCTGGCGGGGCGGGCTGCCGCAGTTTCAGGTGCTGGAGGCGCTGGATTTCGAATGGCCGCAGATCGAGACGTTCGTCGCCAACTGGTTCGGCCCCGGCGATCGTCGCCGCGGCGGCCTGACCAGGGCCCTCTCGGCGAACGGCCGACTGCAGACCCTGGCCGCCAACCCGCTGCTGCTCAGCCTGATCGCGATCGTCTACGAGCGGGACCTCGAACTCCCGGAGCGGCGGGCGGCGTTGTACCAACGGTGCGTGGAGGTCCTGCTCCGCGAGTGGGACGCCCACCGCAAGATCTCGCGCTACAGCCGTTTCACCACCGACCGCAAACAGGACCTGTTGAAGGAGATCGCCCGTCACTACCACCAGCGGGGCCTGCGCTACTTCCCCGAGGACGACCTCCTCGACCAGATCGCCCGCTTCCTGCCGACGATCGACATAGCCCCCGAGGAAAGCCGCGCCATTCTCGACGAGATCGCCGCGCAGTACGGCCTGCTCAAACCACAGGCGCACGGCTGGTACGGCTTCCTGCACCTCACCCTGCAGGAGCACTTCACCGCTGCCGCCCTGCTGGAGCGGGGTGCCGACGGGATCCGGCAGGCGGTGACGGCCCGGTACGACCCGTGGTGGGAGGAGGTCATCCTGCTGCTGGCGGGGGCGCTGCCCGACACGTCTCCGCTGCTGTCGGGGCTGCTGCAACTGGAGCCGGACCGGCCGCGCACGGACGGCTCCGGGCTCCTCGTCCTGCCCGACGACGACCTCTTCCACACCGACCTGTTGCTGGCGGCGCGCTGTCTGACGGGGAGCCCCAGGGTGGCCGACGTGGCGCTGCGGCGAGAGATCGTGGCCACGGTCTGGGATCTGTTGGGCAGTTCCCTGCACCTGGACGAGAAGCGCCGGGCGGCCGAGGCACTCGTCGGGGTGGCACGGTCCGACGAGCAGTTGGACGAGGTCATCGCGTACATCTGCGACGACCAGCGCGACGGCGAGGCCCGGCTCGCGCTGATCCAGGCTCTGGGGGCGCACGGAGGACGGCGGGTGGGTGAGCGGCTGCTGGGCGCGTTCTCACTGGGCGGTGTCGACTCCGTCTACTACCTGCGGGAGGCTCTGATCACCGCGCTGGGCACGTTGCGCGTGGAGGCCGCGGTCCCGGCGCTGCGCGCGGAGCTGGAGCGGCGGCTGGAGCACGTGGGCGACGGGTCCAGACGCGGTACCTGGTCGGCGGCCAAGGGTATCGCCCTGGTCGTACGGGCTCTGGGCCAGGCGGGTGCTCCCGCCGATGTCTTCCTGGAGGCACTGGAGAGGCGTGTGCGCCTCCAATGGTTCGAGGTCGTCGCGGCCGCTGTACGGGACGCGCTGAAGAACAATCGGGAGCCCGGCACGGCCGAACGGCTGCTCGGCCTGCTCCAACAGGCCCTCGACGACGAGGACGTGGCCGGCGCGTATCTCGACGCGGCGGGTGAGGCCGGGGTGAGGACGCTGCTGGACCGGTTCCGGTCCATGGGCAGTGGCACCGCGCTGCTCACGGCCGTCCGGGACCACATCGCCGAGGGCCACGGCCGCGTCCCGCGGGACGAACTGCTCGTCCTCGTCCGGGACAACACGGTGACGATCCAGGCACGCTGTCTGGCGCTCGAATGCCTGGACGAGAGTCCCGGAGACCCCGAGGAACTCGACAGGTTCGTCCGCCACCCCGACGCGAGTCTGCGGGTGGCCGCCTCGGCGACGCTGGCCGCGTGGGGGGTGCCGGTGGTCCTGGACGTGATCCGTACGGCGATCGTGAACGGCGAAGTGGTCCTCCTGGACCGCTGGAACGTCCAGGAGGAGATGGACGAATCCGTCTCCACCCCGCACCGCCTGGTCTCCGTACTGGTGCCGTACGGCGTCTCGGGGATCGTGGAGCACTTGCGGGCCAGGGCGGGGTTGCAGGGCCCCGACGGTGTGAAGGCACGGGACTGGCTGTACGCCTTCTCCCCCGAGGACGAGGTGGATGGCTGTCTGTACCGGCTGAGGGGCGGCGAGCACCTCGAACCCTACGAGATCCCGAATGCCATACCCTCGTCGCGGGCCCAGGCTGTCTTCCGGTACTTCCAGAGCACCCCGAGCGCCGGCTTCGGCACCCTCCGCAGGGACTACGAGAAGCTTCTGACGGTGGCCGCGGCCGCCGCCGAGGGCGCCGAGTCGGTCGCGTGGCTCGTCCGCTTCCTGCCCGGCGGCGACCTCGGAAGCACGCATTTCCCGCAGGCCCACCACCATGCCTACGAGGCGAGCCGTCGTGCCCGCGTCAGAGTCCTGCGCGACGGCACCGTCCACCCCATCGCCGTCACCGGAGGATCCTCACCGGCCTGA
- a CDS encoding PQQ-binding-like beta-propeller repeat protein produces MLIRGFGRRTGRRALRTGLALGSGMVLAVALTACQQGEKVAEKVTKATGAYPDRVERPSPGFEVALPAVPLVADERLRVLDAAHRVWAEPLEAPRKTSAYWSYERDETLLKVVLAERPERAPLAVSLWADGALTAVDTRTGAVAWRAQSGYPAGGRWSALGRYLHDEGGSDADPRLRVAPGDGRPVVLVDVQDGLIAFDAADGGELWKKSWKCDEPGDTTSSWVATHAVVVQGSCEKRVRLLDPRTGRQTADLNPKIPAAWPPVGEDGVEAPSLREYACLRNVCDQLIFQLYGSSGGVEPLYWWIDGDGRPVPLEEGKAAPETGNQPFQVALNDGGFTLSATDVAARTAAWQVKTPLNVAGLRSFNDVAVTSDMVWAGSTDWKDNGPALLAYDLKSGKEVACRKPPGTAITHMATAGDYIVVNGVALDPGMTAEPETDVDDPPFLMMNPQRKSTC; encoded by the coding sequence ATGTTGATACGGGGATTCGGGAGACGGACGGGGCGGCGCGCGTTACGGACAGGTCTGGCCCTGGGCTCAGGAATGGTGCTGGCGGTGGCTCTGACCGCTTGCCAACAGGGCGAGAAGGTCGCCGAGAAGGTCACGAAGGCCACGGGTGCGTATCCGGACCGGGTCGAGCGGCCTTCCCCGGGGTTCGAGGTCGCGCTGCCCGCGGTCCCGCTCGTCGCCGACGAACGACTTCGGGTGCTCGATGCCGCGCATCGCGTGTGGGCCGAGCCGTTGGAGGCGCCTCGCAAGACGTCCGCCTACTGGTCGTACGAGCGCGACGAGACCCTGCTGAAGGTGGTGCTGGCCGAACGCCCCGAACGCGCCCCGCTCGCTGTCTCCCTGTGGGCCGACGGTGCGCTGACCGCGGTGGACACGCGGACCGGCGCGGTGGCCTGGCGCGCGCAGAGTGGTTATCCCGCAGGCGGCCGGTGGTCGGCGCTCGGCCGGTATCTGCACGACGAGGGCGGCAGTGACGCGGACCCCAGACTGCGGGTGGCACCGGGGGACGGCCGCCCGGTGGTGCTGGTCGACGTTCAGGACGGCCTGATCGCCTTCGACGCCGCCGACGGCGGCGAACTGTGGAAGAAGAGCTGGAAGTGCGACGAGCCCGGGGACACGACCAGCTCATGGGTGGCCACCCATGCCGTCGTCGTGCAGGGCAGCTGTGAGAAGCGTGTCCGCCTGCTCGATCCGCGGACCGGCAGGCAGACCGCGGACCTGAACCCGAAGATCCCCGCCGCATGGCCGCCGGTCGGTGAGGACGGCGTCGAGGCGCCTTCCCTCCGTGAGTACGCCTGCCTGCGGAACGTCTGCGACCAGCTGATCTTCCAGCTGTATGGCAGTTCGGGAGGGGTGGAGCCGCTGTACTGGTGGATCGACGGCGACGGCAGGCCGGTTCCGCTGGAGGAGGGGAAGGCCGCCCCGGAGACAGGGAACCAGCCTTTCCAGGTGGCCCTCAACGATGGGGGATTCACCCTGTCCGCCACCGACGTGGCCGCCCGCACGGCTGCCTGGCAGGTGAAGACACCACTCAACGTGGCGGGACTACGTTCCTTCAACGACGTGGCCGTCACCTCCGACATGGTCTGGGCGGGATCGACGGACTGGAAGGACAACGGTCCCGCGCTGTTGGCGTACGACCTGAAGAGCGGCAAGGAGGTCGCCTGCAGGAAACCTCCGGGAACGGCGATCACCCACATGGCGACGGCCGGTGACTACATCGTGGTGAACGGCGTCGCCCTCGATCCGGGCATGACCGCGGAGCCCGAGACCGACGTGGACGACCCCCCGTTCCTCATGATGAATCCCCAACGGAAGAGCACGTGCTGA
- a CDS encoding DUF4139 domain-containing protein — translation MTAESAQRWGSTLDSVVVYAQGAVCRRLARGIVPADGRVRVTGLPRSLDPGSLRARVLGTSGARVTEARVDVEAEPLGTGTPNELRREVDRLGDEYAAARGRRGRQLSLIEEVGALRPVPPARRRDDPHRTTPVDAWLELADFVDERLTGLHIRLVELEEALHSVEHELTVAADRLARASTDAPSAHVETTVCAVLTLDGADDADVELELEYGVPGAVWAPAYRLTHRQGDGTGRLVLRASVAQRTGEDWTDVRIALATADLRRRTDLPRLRSIRVGRRQPAPAPSGWREPPAGLAGLFTGYEAAGPRPASIAAPGAAMVGTTSVRAAGGSAPGPVPPPPPPPPPASQGYGGPQGYSGPQGAVAVSGGAYAPSPASFGGEMAAFAQPGPSRPAARPRTGGSSVPGAPALTAPAAPGRAAPPPVPAPVAGPPQPSDAELDYAALVLCGPDEQSGRRGRLFPDSPFDPVAAEYRRRAEAVAALPLPGQAVRPRESAGSFDHRFDATARADIPSDGTWHTVTVGEIPVGLRTEYLCVPSVEQTVYATLVISNATDQALLAGPVEVTVDDDFLLTAALPTLAPGGVRRVGLGPAEGIRVTRRTNLHESTSGLRNNTTVLDHRVHVELANRLVRPVTVEVRERVPVTSDPDVRIDERADWTTPEEDTGPDRHVPGTRVWRLDLSAGATVTLDGGYEIRIPTGKALAGGNRRS, via the coding sequence ATGACGGCTGAGTCGGCGCAGCGGTGGGGTTCGACCCTCGATTCGGTCGTGGTGTACGCCCAGGGCGCGGTCTGCCGCCGCCTGGCCCGTGGCATCGTGCCGGCCGACGGCCGGGTACGGGTGACGGGACTGCCCCGCTCGCTGGACCCGGGCTCGCTGCGGGCCCGGGTCCTGGGCACCTCCGGGGCGCGTGTCACGGAGGCTCGGGTGGACGTCGAGGCCGAGCCACTCGGCACGGGCACGCCCAACGAGTTGCGGCGCGAGGTCGATCGCCTGGGCGACGAGTACGCGGCGGCGCGGGGACGCCGGGGCCGGCAGCTGAGCCTGATCGAGGAGGTCGGTGCTCTCCGCCCGGTCCCACCTGCCCGCAGGCGCGATGACCCGCACCGCACCACTCCGGTCGACGCGTGGCTGGAGCTCGCCGACTTCGTCGACGAGCGGCTGACGGGACTGCACATCCGCCTCGTCGAGCTGGAGGAGGCGCTGCACAGCGTCGAGCACGAACTCACCGTCGCCGCGGACCGACTCGCCCGCGCCTCCACCGACGCACCGTCAGCGCATGTGGAGACCACGGTCTGTGCGGTCCTGACCCTCGACGGCGCCGACGACGCGGACGTGGAGCTGGAACTGGAGTACGGGGTGCCGGGCGCCGTCTGGGCACCGGCCTACCGTCTCACGCACCGTCAGGGCGACGGCACGGGCCGTCTGGTGCTGCGTGCCTCGGTCGCCCAGCGCACCGGCGAGGACTGGACCGACGTGCGCATCGCCCTGGCCACCGCCGATCTCCGGCGCCGCACCGACCTGCCGAGGCTCCGCTCGATCCGCGTCGGACGCCGTCAGCCCGCCCCCGCGCCCTCTGGCTGGCGCGAGCCTCCGGCCGGGCTCGCCGGCCTGTTCACCGGGTACGAGGCAGCCGGCCCCCGCCCTGCCTCCATCGCCGCACCCGGGGCTGCCATGGTCGGCACCACATCCGTGCGTGCCGCGGGCGGCTCCGCGCCCGGTCCCGTTCCCCCACCACCGCCTCCCCCGCCGCCGGCGTCGCAGGGCTACGGCGGTCCGCAGGGCTACAGCGGTCCGCAGGGCGCGGTCGCGGTGTCCGGCGGCGCGTACGCCCCCTCCCCGGCGTCGTTCGGCGGCGAGATGGCCGCCTTCGCGCAGCCGGGCCCCTCGCGACCGGCCGCCAGGCCGCGGACCGGCGGCAGTTCCGTTCCGGGTGCCCCGGCCCTCACGGCGCCCGCGGCTCCCGGCCGGGCCGCACCGCCACCTGTTCCGGCACCGGTAGCCGGGCCGCCGCAGCCGAGTGACGCCGAGCTCGACTACGCCGCCCTCGTCCTGTGCGGCCCCGACGAGCAGAGCGGTCGCAGAGGCCGGCTGTTTCCCGACTCCCCCTTCGACCCGGTGGCGGCCGAGTACCGCCGCCGCGCCGAAGCGGTGGCCGCGCTGCCCCTGCCCGGCCAGGCCGTGCGGCCCCGCGAGTCGGCGGGTTCCTTCGACCACCGCTTCGATGCCACCGCCCGCGCCGACATTCCGTCGGACGGCACCTGGCACACCGTCACCGTCGGTGAGATCCCGGTCGGCCTGCGCACCGAGTACCTCTGCGTGCCGTCCGTGGAGCAGACCGTGTACGCGACGTTGGTGATTTCCAACGCGACCGACCAGGCACTGCTGGCCGGCCCGGTGGAGGTCACCGTCGACGACGACTTCCTCCTGACCGCCGCACTGCCCACGCTCGCCCCCGGGGGTGTCCGCCGGGTGGGGCTCGGGCCGGCCGAGGGAATCCGGGTCACGCGTCGTACGAACCTGCACGAGTCGACCTCCGGTCTGCGCAACAACACCACCGTGCTCGACCACCGCGTCCACGTGGAGCTGGCCAACCGGCTCGTGAGGCCCGTCACCGTCGAAGTCCGCGAGCGGGTGCCGGTCACCTCCGATCCGGACGTCCGGATCGATGAACGAGCCGACTGGACGACACCCGAGGAAGACACGGGGCCCGATCGCCACGTGCCGGGCACCCGCGTCTGGCGACTGGACCTGTCCGCAGGCGCCACGGTCACCCTCGACGGCGGCTACGAGATCCGCATCCCGACCGGCAAGGCCCTGGCCGGCGGCAACCGCAGGAGCTGA
- a CDS encoding ferric reductase-like transmembrane domain-containing protein — MGAAHSSAVRRGAVLPVVAARRALWTFVLVNLVIVEVLFVTAGTGKNSVLTVAKFFGLHAAVLLLSQLLLVARLPWLDRRIGMDRLTVWHRWVGFTLLWTILTHAVLVVLGYANLDDTSMVKTFFALAGVPASLLGMWAAAFVVVVAAVSVRQVRRRLRYETWHGLHLLLYLALGLAFVHQLLETTTFTSSAAARIYWWALWLFAFGALVTGRVVVPVWRNLYHRFRVVAVVPESDDVVSVHISGRHLDRLPARAGQFCIWRFPGHNHWWLANPFSLSAAPDGHALRLTAKAVGSTSAGLRHLPVGARVFVEGPYGAFTSLHRTRPGALLIAGGVGITPVRALLEEEPAGDVVVLYRVRSERDAVLVDEVRALVAARGGRLYLLTGRRGEGRPPFEPESLRALVPDITERDVYVCGPPAMTAAVLSGLRGLRVPHGQVHAERFGLA; from the coding sequence ATGGGGGCTGCGCACTCATCAGCCGTGCGGCGGGGCGCCGTTCTTCCGGTGGTCGCGGCGCGCCGGGCGCTGTGGACGTTCGTCCTCGTCAACCTGGTGATCGTCGAGGTTCTCTTCGTCACCGCCGGGACCGGCAAGAACAGCGTGCTCACGGTCGCCAAGTTCTTCGGGCTGCACGCCGCCGTGCTGCTGCTGTCGCAACTGCTGTTGGTGGCCCGGCTGCCGTGGCTGGACCGCCGTATCGGCATGGACCGGCTGACGGTGTGGCACCGGTGGGTCGGTTTCACCCTGCTGTGGACGATCCTCACCCACGCCGTGCTGGTGGTGCTCGGGTACGCGAACCTCGACGACACGTCGATGGTGAAGACATTTTTCGCGCTGGCGGGCGTGCCGGCCTCTCTGCTTGGCATGTGGGCCGCGGCGTTCGTCGTCGTGGTCGCCGCGGTCTCCGTCCGTCAGGTGCGGCGGCGGTTGCGGTACGAGACCTGGCACGGTCTGCACCTGCTGCTGTACCTGGCGTTGGGGCTGGCGTTCGTGCACCAGCTGTTGGAGACCACGACGTTCACCTCGTCCGCGGCGGCCAGGATCTACTGGTGGGCGCTGTGGCTGTTCGCGTTCGGTGCCCTGGTGACGGGGCGCGTCGTCGTGCCGGTGTGGCGGAACCTCTATCACCGGTTCCGGGTCGTGGCGGTGGTGCCGGAGTCGGACGATGTGGTGTCGGTCCACATCAGCGGCCGTCATCTCGACAGACTGCCGGCCCGGGCCGGCCAGTTCTGCATCTGGCGGTTCCCCGGTCACAACCACTGGTGGCTGGCGAATCCGTTCTCGCTGTCGGCGGCACCCGACGGCCATGCGCTGCGCCTGACCGCCAAGGCGGTCGGCAGCACCAGCGCCGGCCTGCGGCATCTCCCGGTCGGGGCCCGCGTGTTCGTCGAGGGGCCGTACGGGGCGTTCACGTCGCTGCACCGCACCCGGCCCGGCGCCCTGCTGATCGCCGGCGGGGTGGGAATCACGCCCGTCCGAGCTCTGCTGGAGGAGGAACCGGCCGGCGACGTCGTCGTGCTCTACCGGGTGCGCAGCGAGAGGGACGCCGTGCTCGTCGACGAGGTACGCGCACTGGTCGCGGCGCGCGGCGGGCGGCTGTACCTGCTCACCGGCCGCAGAGGGGAGGGGAGGCCGCCGTTCGAGCCGGAGAGTCTGCGTGCCCTGGTCCCCGACATCACCGAACGCGACGTGTACGTCTGCGGCCCGCCCGCGATGACGGCGGCCGTGCTCAGTGGCCTGCGGGGCCTGAGGGTTCCCCACGGGCAAGTACACGCGGAGCGGTTCGGCCTGGCCTGA
- a CDS encoding DUF4139 domain-containing protein, which produces MSTAPKPIALPVTAVTCLEDRAHIERAAVLDLEAGVQRLRLGPVSALAVDRTLHAELTADHPATVLDARIVRSWTPRGPLPSTADDSALRHRVHALEEERLALGQRRDRLCARLDLLGRLAADLLREIGEGAGSGESERPRWARELDRVDDERDTHGERLRTVEARLAALAAELDETQRAMRLSEEEPAELVGHVELTVEAAVAGPVGLRLSHLTPCALWRPAYRAVLDGDSLTLETDAMVWQRTGEDWSDVRLTLSTARSALATDPPQLGEDRLTLRDRSAAERRTVDVELREEEIGDLGPAPVLGLPGVDDGGEARVLRSPAPVSVPGDGRAHRVPLSVFTTAASSEYACSPEVSPLVTQVVRFDNLSGHALLAGPVDLVRGGGFSGRGTLDFTALGAPVELAFGSRDDYRVARHAEESRESAGLTQRTVVTRTVRLHLSRFSAPGEHGERLVVVRERIPVSEVSAVEVRLRKDACSPAPDVVDAEGIARWDVVLPPDSRRTLTLVYELSASAKVTGL; this is translated from the coding sequence ATGTCCACGGCCCCGAAGCCGATCGCCCTCCCCGTCACCGCCGTCACCTGCCTCGAGGACCGCGCCCACATCGAGCGCGCCGCCGTGCTCGACCTGGAGGCCGGGGTCCAGCGGCTGCGTCTCGGGCCGGTCAGTGCACTGGCCGTCGACCGGACCCTCCATGCCGAGCTCACCGCCGATCATCCCGCGACCGTGCTCGACGCACGGATCGTCCGCAGCTGGACGCCGCGCGGACCGCTGCCGTCCACCGCCGACGACTCCGCCCTGCGTCACCGCGTACACGCTCTCGAAGAGGAGCGGCTGGCACTGGGACAGCGACGCGACCGGCTGTGTGCCCGCCTCGACCTGCTCGGCCGCCTCGCCGCCGATCTGCTGCGGGAGATCGGTGAAGGCGCCGGCTCAGGGGAGAGCGAACGGCCCCGCTGGGCCCGCGAACTGGACCGGGTGGACGACGAGCGCGACACGCACGGCGAGCGACTCCGTACCGTGGAGGCCCGGCTGGCCGCGCTCGCTGCCGAACTCGACGAAACCCAGCGGGCCATGCGCCTCTCCGAGGAGGAGCCCGCCGAACTGGTCGGCCATGTCGAGTTGACCGTGGAGGCCGCGGTCGCCGGGCCGGTCGGGCTGCGCCTGAGCCACCTCACCCCGTGCGCGCTGTGGAGGCCCGCCTACCGTGCCGTGCTCGACGGGGACTCCCTGACGCTGGAGACCGATGCGATGGTCTGGCAGCGCACCGGTGAGGACTGGTCGGACGTACGGCTGACTCTGTCGACGGCCCGCTCGGCGCTGGCCACCGATCCGCCACAGCTGGGCGAGGACCGGCTGACACTCAGGGACCGCTCCGCGGCGGAGCGCCGCACGGTCGACGTCGAACTGCGCGAGGAGGAGATCGGGGACCTCGGCCCTGCCCCGGTGCTCGGCCTGCCCGGGGTGGACGACGGCGGCGAAGCGCGGGTGCTGAGATCCCCCGCGCCGGTCTCCGTGCCGGGAGACGGTCGCGCCCACCGGGTGCCGCTCTCCGTGTTCACCACCGCCGCGAGCAGCGAGTACGCCTGCTCACCCGAGGTGTCGCCGCTGGTCACCCAGGTGGTGCGGTTCGACAACCTGTCCGGCCACGCGCTGCTCGCCGGGCCCGTGGATCTCGTCCGCGGCGGCGGATTCAGCGGCCGCGGCACACTGGACTTCACCGCCCTCGGCGCCCCCGTGGAACTGGCTTTCGGCAGCCGCGACGACTACCGGGTGGCCCGGCATGCCGAGGAGTCCCGCGAATCCGCCGGCCTCACCCAGCGGACCGTGGTCACCCGCACGGTCCGGCTGCACCTGTCCCGTTTCTCCGCCCCCGGAGAACACGGCGAGCGGCTCGTCGTCGTTCGGGAGCGGATCCCGGTCTCCGAGGTCTCGGCGGTCGAGGTACGCCTGCGCAAGGACGCGTGCTCCCCGGCGCCCGACGTGGTCGACGCCGAGGGCATCGCCCGCTGGGACGTCGTTCTCCCGCCCGACAGCCGCCGCACACTCACCCTGGTCTACGAACTGTCGGCGAGCGCCAAGGTCACCGGGCTCTGA